The genomic interval GATGCCTTTCGACAGGCACAGGAAGTCCGGCCAGATCGCCGCCTGCTCGCAGGCGAAGAAGGTGCCGGTACGGCCGCAGCCCACCGCGATTTCGTCGGCGATCAGGTGCACGTGGTGCTTGTCGCACAGCTCGCGCAGCAGTTCCAGGTACAAGGGGTCGTACATCGCCATGCCGGTCGCGCACTGCACCAGCGGCTCGACGATCATTGCCGCGATCTTGCTGCCGCGCTCCTCGAACAGGCGCTCGACATCCTTCAGTGCGCGGCGTGCCACGTCCTGGCTCGATTCGCCTTCAACGGCGTTGCGCGCGTCCGGGGACGCCACCACGTGCGAGGCGCGCAGCAGCGGGCCGTAGGCGTCCTTGAACAGCGGGACGTCGGTGACGGACAGGGCGCCGATGGTCTCGCCGTGGTAGCTGCCCTGCAGGCAGACGAATTCCTGCTTGTCGGGGTAGCCGGCGTTGCGCCAGGTATGAAAGCTCATCTTCATCGCGATCTCGACCGCCGAGGCGCCGTCGGAGGCGTAGAAGGCATGGCCGAGCGCATGCCCGGTGAGGGCGGCCAGCTGCTCCGACAGCTCGACCACCGGCTCGTGGGTAAAGCCGGCCAGCATCGCGTGCTCGAGTTTATCGAGCTGGTCTTTCAGGGCCGCGTTGATGCGCGGGTTGGCGTGGCCGAACAAATTCACCCACCACGAGCTGATGCCGTCGAGGTAGCGCCCGCCCTCGTGGTCGTATAGCCACGCGCCCTTGGCATGGCTGACCGCGATCAGCGGCACCTCTTCGTGGTGCTGCATTTGCGTGCACGGGTGCCAGACGCTGCGCAGGCTGCGGGCAATCCAGTCGGAGGAGGTCTGTTGCTTCAAAATGAATCCAATACTTCGTCAGTTCAGCCAGGACGGCTTGCGCTTGTCCAGGAAGGAGGCCACGCCCTCGCGTCCTTCGCTCGACGCGCGGATCGCCGCGATGCGCGCGGCCGTGTCCTGCAGCAGCGCATCGGTGACCGGCAGGTTCACCACTTCGCGCACCAGCTTTTTTGCTTCCACCACGGCGTTCGGGCTGTTCGTCACCAGCGCTTTCACGAGGGCGGCGACGGTCGTGTCGAGCGCATCCGGTTCCACCACCTCGTGCGCGAACCCCATGCGCGCAGCGCTTGCAGCGTCGAAACGCTCGGCCGTCAGGAAGTAGCGGCGCGCGGCCTGCTCGCCCATCGCCTTGATCACGTACGGCGAAATCGTCGCCGGGATCAGGCCCAGCTTGACTTCGGACAGGCAGAAGTTTACTCCAACGGCGGCCACCACGATGTCGCAGGCCGCCACCAGGCCCATGCCGCCGGCGTAGCAGTCGCCCTGCACCTTGGCCACCGTGGGTTTGGGGCACAGGTAAATCGTGCGCAGCATGTCGGCCAGGCGCGCGGCGTCGGCCAGGTTTTCCTCGTGCGAATAGCCGGCCATCTTCTTCATCCAGTTCAGGTCGGCGCCGGCGCAAAAGGCCGGGCCGTTCGCGGCCAGGACGATGGCGCGCACCAACTCATTCCTGCCGAGTTCGTCGAAGGCCAGTGCCAGCTCGGCGATGGCGGTCTCGTTGAAGGCGTTGCGCAGCTCCGGGCGGTTCAGGGTGACAGTCGCCACCTTGTCGGTGATCGCGATGGTGAGGGTCTGGTAATCCATGCTCATTGTTCTCTCGTCCTTACATCCGGAACACGCCGAACTTGGTCTCTTCGATCGGCGCGTTCAGCGCCGCCGAGAGACCCAGTCCCAGCACCATGCGGGTGTCGGCCGGATCGATCACGCCGTCGTCCCACAGGCGCGCGCTGGCGTAATAGGGGTGGCCCTGGTGCTCGTACTGTTCCTTGATCGGCTGCTTGAAGGCGGCTTCTTCTTCAGCGCTCCATTGGCCGCCCTTGCCCTCGATGCCGTCGCGTTTCACGGTGGCCAGCACCGATGCCGCCTGGTCGCCGCCCATCACGGAAATGCGCGCGTTCGGCCACATCCACAGGAAGCGCGGCGAGAAGGCGCGGCCGCACATGCCGTAGTTACCGGCACCAAACGAGCCGCCGATGATGACGGTGAACTTCGGCACCGAGGCGGTAGCGACAGCGGTCACCATCTTGGCGCCGTTGCGGGCGATGCCCTCGTTTTCGTACTTGCGGCCGACCATGAAACCGGTGATGTTCTGCAGGAAGACCAATGGAATCTTGCGCTGGCAGCACAGCTCGATGAAGTGGGTGCCCTTCAAGGCCGATTCGGAGAACAGGATGCCGTTGTTGGCGATGATGCCGACCTTGACGCCATAGATGTGGGCGAAGCCGCATACCAGGGTGGTGCCGTATCTCGCCTTGAATTCGTCGAATTCGCTGCCGTCGACCACGCGCGCGATGACTTCGCGCACATCGAAGGGTTTGCGGGTATCGACGGGA from Massilia sp. Se16.2.3 carries:
- the bioA gene encoding adenosylmethionine--8-amino-7-oxononanoate transaminase; translated protein: MKQQTSSDWIARSLRSVWHPCTQMQHHEEVPLIAVSHAKGAWLYDHEGGRYLDGISSWWVNLFGHANPRINAALKDQLDKLEHAMLAGFTHEPVVELSEQLAALTGHALGHAFYASDGASAVEIAMKMSFHTWRNAGYPDKQEFVCLQGSYHGETIGALSVTDVPLFKDAYGPLLRASHVVASPDARNAVEGESSQDVARRALKDVERLFEERGSKIAAMIVEPLVQCATGMAMYDPLYLELLRELCDKHHVHLIADEIAVGCGRTGTFFACEQAAIWPDFLCLSKGISGGYLPLSLVLTTDEIYQAFYSEDITRGFLHSHSYTGNALACRAALATLQIFRDDDVLTRNRELATKLTIALAPLAEHEAAHHFRQRGMIFAFDAIEADSTRAATFARRFFTAALDNELLLRPIGRTVYLMPPYILGEEEIDLVGVRVKSVFDAVMAK
- a CDS encoding enoyl-CoA hydratase/isomerase family protein encodes the protein MDYQTLTIAITDKVATVTLNRPELRNAFNETAIAELALAFDELGRNELVRAIVLAANGPAFCAGADLNWMKKMAGYSHEENLADAARLADMLRTIYLCPKPTVAKVQGDCYAGGMGLVAACDIVVAAVGVNFCLSEVKLGLIPATISPYVIKAMGEQAARRYFLTAERFDAASAARMGFAHEVVEPDALDTTVAALVKALVTNSPNAVVEAKKLVREVVNLPVTDALLQDTAARIAAIRASSEGREGVASFLDKRKPSWLN